Proteins encoded by one window of Methanothermobacter thermautotrophicus:
- a CDS encoding LL-diaminopimelate aminotransferase codes for MMVTVNENYLLLKSSYIFSEINRRVEEFQRKNPDADIIRMGIGDVTRPLPRAVVEAFHRAVDEMAEEETFRGYGPEQGYPFLREAIAENDYASRGVDVTADEIFISDGAKCDTGNIQEIFGLDNVVAVTDPVYPVYVESNVMAGRAGPADDEGRYSGLVYLPCTEENSFIPSLPEEKVDLIYLCYPNNPTGTTLTEKQLAEWVDYARDNGSLILFDAAYEAYIQEDGIPHSIYEVEGAREVAIEFRSFSKNAGFTGTRCAFTVVPEELEVPDSSGRMHSVRELWNRRQTTKFNGVSYPVQRAAEAVYTPEGQREIGESIDYYMENARIIRESLERAGLRYYGGVNAPYIWIKVPEGMDSWQFFDTLLNDAEVVGTPGSGFGPSGEGYFRLTAFNSLRNTVRAMERISGLSF; via the coding sequence ATCATGGTGACCGTAAACGAGAACTACCTGCTACTTAAAAGCAGCTACATATTCTCTGAGATAAACAGGAGAGTTGAGGAATTCCAGAGAAAAAACCCTGACGCCGATATAATCAGGATGGGTATAGGTGATGTTACAAGGCCCCTCCCCAGGGCCGTCGTGGAGGCCTTCCACAGGGCCGTTGATGAGATGGCCGAGGAGGAGACATTCAGGGGCTACGGGCCTGAACAGGGATACCCCTTCCTTAGGGAGGCCATAGCAGAGAACGACTACGCCTCAAGGGGAGTTGATGTCACGGCTGATGAGATATTCATAAGCGACGGTGCCAAGTGCGACACAGGGAACATCCAGGAGATCTTCGGACTCGACAACGTGGTCGCAGTCACAGACCCTGTGTACCCTGTTTACGTTGAGAGCAACGTCATGGCAGGCCGGGCCGGTCCGGCAGACGATGAGGGGAGGTACAGTGGACTCGTCTACCTACCCTGCACAGAGGAGAACAGCTTCATACCCTCCCTCCCCGAGGAGAAGGTAGATCTAATATACCTCTGCTACCCCAACAACCCCACAGGCACAACACTAACAGAGAAACAGCTTGCTGAGTGGGTGGACTATGCAAGGGACAATGGCAGCCTGATACTCTTCGATGCAGCCTACGAGGCCTACATCCAGGAGGATGGGATACCACACAGCATATACGAGGTTGAAGGTGCAAGGGAGGTTGCAATTGAGTTCAGGAGCTTCTCAAAGAACGCTGGCTTCACAGGTACAAGGTGCGCCTTCACGGTTGTGCCTGAGGAACTTGAGGTCCCGGACAGCAGCGGGAGGATGCACTCTGTGAGGGAGCTCTGGAACAGGCGCCAGACAACCAAGTTCAATGGAGTGTCCTACCCGGTCCAAAGGGCTGCAGAGGCCGTCTACACACCAGAGGGACAGAGGGAGATAGGGGAATCCATAGATTACTACATGGAGAATGCCCGGATAATAAGGGAGAGCCTTGAAAGGGCGGGTTTAAGGTACTATGGTGGTGTAAACGCCCCCTACATCTGGATAAAGGTGCCGGAGGGAATGGACTCCTGGCAGTTCTTTGACACACTCCTCAATGATGCCGAGGTTGTTGGAACACCTGGCTCAGGGTTCGGGCCAAGCGGTGAGGGATACTTCCGTCTCACAGCCTTCAACTCCCTCAGGAACACTGTGAGGGCCATGGAGAGGATATCCGGGCTGAGCTTCTAG
- the gltX gene encoding glutamate--tRNA ligase — protein sequence MVPVEDLVYRYALMNAVKHRGRANPGAVMGAVMSNEPELRKRAPQVKEAVEAAVERVNSLSPEEQKEEMERLGLEITERKQKKRRGLKELPGAEGDVVLRFAPNPSGPLHIGHARAAILNHEYARRYGGRLILRIEDTDPRRVDPEAYDMIPADLEWLGIAWDETVIQSDRMETYYEYTEKLIEMGGAYVCTCSPEEFRGLKNRGEACHCRSLGVKENLQRWREMFEMNEGSAVVRVKTDLNHPNPAIRDWVSMRIVEAEHPRTGTRYRVYPMMNFSVAVDDHLLGVTHVLRGKDHLANSEKQEYLYRHLGWEPPEFIHYGRLKMDDVALSTSGAREGILRGEYSGWDDPRLGTLRAIARRGIRPEAIRKLMIEIGVKIADSTMSWKKIYGLNRGILEEEARRYFFAADPVKLEVLGLPGPVRVERPLHPDHPELGNRVLELRDEVYLPGDDLEEGPLRLIDAVNVIYSGGELRYHSEGIDEARELGASMIHWVPADSALEAEVVMPDASRVSGFIEANASGLEVDDVVQLERFGFARLDSLDGGMVFYYAHK from the coding sequence GTGGTGCCAGTGGAGGACCTTGTCTACAGGTACGCCCTCATGAACGCAGTTAAACACAGGGGAAGGGCTAACCCAGGGGCAGTTATGGGGGCGGTCATGAGCAACGAACCGGAACTCAGGAAGAGGGCACCCCAGGTTAAGGAAGCGGTTGAGGCTGCAGTTGAGAGGGTCAACAGTTTAAGCCCGGAGGAACAGAAGGAGGAGATGGAGAGGCTGGGCCTTGAGATCACCGAGAGGAAACAGAAGAAGAGGAGGGGCCTGAAGGAACTTCCAGGGGCAGAGGGAGACGTGGTACTCAGGTTCGCCCCCAACCCCAGCGGACCCCTCCACATAGGCCATGCAAGGGCCGCTATCCTCAACCATGAATATGCAAGGAGATATGGCGGCAGACTCATCCTGAGGATCGAGGACACAGACCCTCGCAGGGTTGACCCGGAGGCCTATGATATGATCCCGGCTGACCTTGAGTGGCTGGGCATCGCATGGGATGAGACGGTCATCCAGAGTGACCGAATGGAGACCTACTATGAGTACACAGAGAAACTCATAGAGATGGGCGGTGCCTATGTATGCACATGCAGCCCTGAGGAGTTCAGGGGACTCAAGAACAGGGGAGAGGCGTGCCACTGCAGGTCCCTCGGCGTCAAGGAGAACCTCCAGCGATGGAGGGAGATGTTTGAGATGAATGAGGGTTCAGCCGTTGTGAGGGTTAAGACGGACCTTAACCACCCCAACCCCGCCATAAGGGACTGGGTATCAATGAGGATCGTTGAAGCGGAGCACCCCCGCACAGGTACACGCTACAGGGTCTACCCGATGATGAACTTCTCAGTGGCGGTTGATGACCACCTCCTCGGCGTGACACACGTCCTGAGGGGTAAGGACCACCTGGCAAACAGTGAGAAGCAGGAGTACCTCTACAGACACCTCGGATGGGAGCCCCCTGAATTCATACACTACGGGCGCCTGAAGATGGATGACGTTGCACTCAGCACCTCAGGGGCCCGTGAGGGCATCCTCAGGGGTGAGTACTCTGGCTGGGACGATCCACGCCTCGGAACCCTGAGGGCCATTGCAAGGAGGGGTATAAGGCCGGAGGCCATAAGGAAGCTGATGATTGAAATAGGAGTGAAGATAGCAGACTCCACAATGAGCTGGAAGAAGATATACGGCCTTAACAGGGGTATACTCGAGGAGGAGGCCAGGAGGTACTTCTTCGCTGCAGATCCCGTTAAGCTTGAAGTTTTAGGTTTACCCGGACCTGTGAGGGTTGAAAGGCCCCTCCACCCGGACCACCCTGAACTCGGGAACAGGGTCCTTGAACTGAGGGATGAGGTCTACCTTCCAGGTGACGACCTTGAGGAGGGACCGCTGCGCCTCATAGACGCTGTTAATGTGATCTACTCTGGGGGTGAGTTGAGGTACCACAGTGAAGGGATCGATGAGGCCCGTGAACTCGGCGCTTCAATGATACACTGGGTACCTGCAGACTCCGCCCTGGAGGCAGAGGTCGTCATGCCGGACGCATCAAGGGTGAGTGGATTCATTGAGGCCAACGCATCAGGGCTGGAGGTTGATGATGTTGTCCAGCTCGAAAGGTTCGGCTTCGCCCGCCTGGATTCTCTTGATGGTGGGATGGTATTCTACTATGCCCACAAATGA
- a CDS encoding FmdE family protein, producing the protein MVLLVAVTLTGSVSAADTTCEVGVDVKYEYPDDNGNINPDIQLTDENGTKINFTRTFDPAANMTKIKFNYENMTENTKFTVKIRAPGYRELSHTFQLTDYGTVYAAHLSLQMNATDAYRLGREITKKADQILNFTRTEEVLVITTAGTAHYRNQTTEDVLEGILNQARGIVSYGKGNLLMLRKTRLDPLDFAFIVRKGNDLILAYFKNASMTHIYIGTVSQNMTLTQYQALQKKLGNETFPIASLANAWAIGLSPDILREAAFHGHVCMGTISGYAMIETLLKYYPATNEFGLPLEGVSYKVIGVPGGSDDDVFIYAMDATPGKRAYVGFNTTEDTNIVGFIRWNSKTKTGTLIIMAYNLQDLISKYKQETGETAVSELKFNAWAVKKLTTSPESLVKILYAFDNLTQDQVNYLMGYEPTKGNTTIAAAGLDLNYILNQTNLINATPSSRTYSTGNLTYWDIKNIGRLAAEKAVELFQAMGINIERDDYQLFVLTSAGYVRLNGQDTSPVWDGIYEVLGLRLSRKTLLPVHAPLWGQLKFDFCLINGTQKIIKSMYYNLTSGTLVVQNSSNYIIEEVLPYDPPFDVLMGWLFHNHVCGGSSPGYLIADYIFNKYPKGENEKYIYVTTLDNCKDDILFMLLGVSAGQGTYANQRLTSEETAGSGMNGMVGYIIVWDEKTNTGRVAIITWQSPRFAAGSNSYEEYIRLYKHDYSSPNLISAPVVSTAAERLINREELGILLAGGTGSMNALQYIFSIPANRTLADLIPVNNGGSESGNQGGVPGGIPGGSNGGSTGGSSVTGHTGHSPGFEAAASPAAVNAASSVSEEPASSPARAYEVKNATSGASGGDSSWYVYGIVGVLVAAGLVAFGFLRGGAGK; encoded by the coding sequence ATGGTTCTTCTCGTTGCTGTGACACTTACAGGTTCGGTGAGTGCAGCGGATACGACATGTGAGGTGGGGGTTGACGTCAAATATGAATACCCCGACGATAACGGCAATATAAACCCCGACATCCAACTGACAGACGAAAACGGGACAAAGATAAACTTCACCAGGACCTTTGACCCGGCAGCCAACATGACCAAAATAAAATTCAACTACGAGAACATGACAGAAAACACAAAATTCACAGTAAAAATCCGCGCACCAGGATACAGGGAACTCTCACACACATTCCAGCTAACAGACTACGGCACGGTATACGCAGCCCACCTCTCACTCCAGATGAACGCCACAGACGCCTACAGACTCGGAAGGGAAATAACAAAGAAGGCAGACCAGATTCTCAACTTCACCAGAACAGAGGAGGTCCTGGTCATAACAACAGCAGGAACAGCCCACTACAGAAACCAGACAACAGAGGACGTCCTGGAGGGCATACTCAACCAGGCCCGAGGTATAGTGAGCTATGGTAAAGGGAACCTCCTGATGCTCAGGAAAACCCGGCTAGACCCCCTGGACTTCGCATTCATAGTAAGGAAGGGTAACGACCTCATACTCGCCTACTTCAAAAACGCCAGCATGACACACATCTACATTGGAACGGTCTCACAGAACATGACCCTCACACAGTACCAGGCACTCCAGAAAAAACTCGGAAACGAAACATTCCCCATAGCAAGCCTGGCCAACGCATGGGCCATAGGACTCTCACCAGACATCCTCAGGGAAGCAGCATTCCATGGACACGTCTGCATGGGAACAATCAGCGGCTACGCAATGATAGAAACACTCCTCAAATACTACCCTGCTACAAATGAATTTGGTCTTCCTCTTGAGGGTGTAAGTTACAAGGTTATAGGCGTCCCCGGTGGTTCAGACGATGACGTATTCATATACGCCATGGACGCAACCCCCGGGAAGAGGGCCTATGTGGGGTTCAACACAACCGAAGACACCAACATTGTTGGCTTCATCCGATGGAACTCAAAGACCAAAACAGGGACACTTATCATAATGGCATACAACCTTCAGGACCTCATCAGCAAATACAAACAGGAAACCGGTGAAACAGCAGTATCAGAACTCAAATTCAATGCATGGGCTGTTAAAAAATTAACAACAAGTCCAGAATCCCTCGTGAAGATCCTCTACGCATTCGACAACCTCACACAGGACCAGGTGAACTATCTCATGGGTTATGAGCCCACGAAGGGTAATACAACCATCGCTGCAGCTGGCCTTGACCTCAACTACATCCTCAACCAGACAAACCTGATAAACGCAACCCCATCCAGCAGAACCTACAGTACCGGCAATCTAACATACTGGGACATCAAGAACATCGGCCGCCTTGCAGCAGAGAAGGCTGTAGAGCTCTTCCAGGCCATGGGTATAAACATTGAAAGGGATGACTACCAGTTATTTGTCCTAACATCAGCAGGCTACGTCAGACTAAACGGACAGGACACCAGTCCAGTCTGGGATGGAATCTATGAGGTCCTCGGCTTAAGGCTCAGCAGAAAAACACTTCTACCAGTACATGCCCCACTCTGGGGTCAGCTAAAATTTGACTTCTGTCTGATCAACGGCACACAGAAGATAATCAAATCAATGTACTACAATCTCACAAGCGGAACACTTGTTGTTCAGAATTCATCCAACTACATAATAGAGGAGGTCCTACCATATGATCCGCCCTTCGATGTGCTGATGGGGTGGCTCTTCCACAACCATGTCTGTGGTGGAAGCTCACCGGGTTACCTCATAGCAGACTACATCTTCAACAAGTACCCCAAGGGTGAAAACGAGAAGTACATCTATGTCACAACACTCGACAACTGTAAGGACGACATACTCTTCATGCTACTAGGTGTTTCAGCTGGACAGGGAACCTACGCCAACCAGAGACTGACAAGTGAGGAGACAGCTGGCAGTGGAATGAATGGGATGGTGGGCTACATCATAGTATGGGATGAGAAGACAAACACCGGAAGGGTTGCAATCATCACCTGGCAGAGCCCACGCTTTGCAGCAGGATCCAATTCCTACGAGGAGTATATCAGACTTTACAAGCATGACTATTCATCACCAAACCTTATATCAGCACCTGTTGTCAGTACAGCGGCAGAGCGCCTTATAAACCGGGAGGAACTCGGCATACTCCTTGCTGGCGGAACCGGATCAATGAATGCACTTCAGTACATATTCAGCATACCTGCAAACAGGACCCTGGCTGACCTCATACCAGTGAATAACGGTGGATCAGAAAGTGGAAACCAGGGCGGTGTACCCGGTGGTATTCCTGGTGGCTCAAACGGCGGTTCAACCGGTGGTTCATCTGTTACAGGACATACCGGTCACTCCCCTGGTTTTGAGGCTGCTGCTTCACCGGCAGCTGTGAACGCTGCATCTTCAGTGTCAGAGGAGCCTGCATCATCCCCTGCAAGGGCCTATGAGGTTAAGAATGCTACATCAGGTGCCAGTGGCGGTGACTCCTCATGGTACGTCTATGGTATCGTGGGCGTCCTTGTTGCTGCTGGTCTTGTGGCCTTCGGATTCCTCAGGGGCGGAGCAGGAAAATAA
- the idsA gene encoding short chain isoprenyl diphosphate synthase IdsA, protein MMEVVDILRKYSEIADERIRESISDITPETLLKASEHLITAGSKKIRPSLALLSAEAVGGEPEDAAGVAAAIELIHTFSLIHDDIMDDDEIRRGEPAVHVLWGEPMAILAGDVLFSKAFEAVIRNGDSERVKDALAVVVDSCVKICEGQALDMGFEERLDVTEDEYMEMIYKKTAALIAAATKAGAIMGGGSPQEISALEDYGRFIGLAFQIHDDYLDVVSDEESLGKPVGSDIAEGKMTLMVVKALERASDEDRERLISILGSGDDKLVAEAIDIFERYGATEYAHGVALDHVRMAKERLEVLEESDAREALAMIADFVLEREH, encoded by the coding sequence ATGATGGAAGTAGTGGATATTCTAAGGAAGTACTCTGAAATAGCTGATGAGAGGATAAGGGAGTCAATCAGTGACATAACACCCGAAACACTCCTGAAGGCATCCGAACACCTCATCACAGCAGGCAGTAAGAAGATAAGGCCATCACTGGCCCTTTTAAGTGCCGAGGCCGTCGGCGGAGAGCCAGAGGATGCTGCAGGTGTTGCAGCGGCCATAGAACTTATCCACACATTCTCACTCATCCACGATGATATAATGGATGACGACGAGATCAGACGTGGAGAACCAGCCGTACATGTCCTCTGGGGAGAACCCATGGCCATACTCGCCGGGGATGTTCTCTTCTCAAAGGCCTTCGAGGCGGTTATCAGGAACGGGGACTCTGAAAGGGTGAAGGACGCCCTTGCAGTTGTCGTTGACTCATGCGTAAAAATATGTGAGGGCCAGGCCCTTGACATGGGATTCGAGGAGAGACTGGACGTCACAGAGGATGAATACATGGAGATGATCTACAAGAAGACAGCGGCCCTCATTGCAGCCGCAACAAAGGCCGGGGCAATAATGGGCGGCGGTTCACCCCAGGAGATCTCAGCCCTCGAGGACTACGGCAGGTTCATCGGCCTAGCATTCCAGATACACGACGACTACCTTGACGTGGTGAGTGACGAGGAATCCCTGGGCAAACCCGTGGGCAGCGACATAGCAGAGGGCAAGATGACCCTCATGGTTGTGAAGGCACTTGAGAGGGCATCAGATGAGGACAGGGAGAGGCTGATATCCATCCTGGGATCCGGGGACGATAAACTTGTGGCAGAGGCCATAGACATCTTCGAACGATACGGGGCAACAGAATATGCCCACGGCGTCGCCCTGGACCATGTGAGGATGGCAAAGGAGCGCCTCGAGGTACTTGAGGAATCGGATGCAAGGGAAGCCCTCGCAATGATAGCCGACTTCGTCCTTGAAAGGGAACACTAG
- a CDS encoding radical SAM protein, with translation MKDIQLSHISVSDIITVLTPTCNFRCRYCFFRPRGCRNHPPDFIADKILKISEETGTERVLIAGGEPTLQEDLPELTGILAEKLHVTISTNGTRRDVLGRSTFHEVHIDLKALDEAKHIHLTGESNREVLECIEEFSGSDRIEVSTVLVPGLVDLDEIEGIAEFLSAWDVPYRITGYVAHANSLGARRPSADEIRAAARISRKYLSSVSTSLDFRRHRKRRMIVTL, from the coding sequence GTGAAAGACATCCAGCTATCACACATATCTGTAAGCGACATAATAACCGTCCTCACACCAACATGCAACTTCAGATGCAGGTACTGCTTTTTCAGACCAAGGGGATGCAGGAACCACCCCCCTGATTTTATAGCGGATAAAATCCTCAAGATCAGTGAGGAAACAGGAACTGAGAGGGTCCTGATAGCGGGGGGTGAGCCCACCCTCCAGGAGGACCTCCCTGAACTGACAGGAATCCTGGCAGAAAAACTCCATGTTACCATATCAACCAATGGCACCCGCAGGGATGTTCTGGGGAGGAGCACCTTCCATGAGGTCCACATTGACCTCAAGGCCCTCGACGAGGCGAAGCACATCCACCTGACCGGGGAGTCCAACCGGGAGGTCCTTGAATGTATAGAGGAATTCTCGGGTTCAGACAGGATTGAGGTCTCAACGGTCCTGGTGCCGGGTCTCGTTGACCTTGATGAGATCGAGGGGATTGCAGAGTTCCTGTCAGCATGGGATGTTCCCTACAGGATAACAGGGTATGTTGCCCACGCTAACAGCCTAGGTGCAAGGCGACCATCTGCTGATGAGATAAGGGCTGCTGCCAGGATCAGCAGGAAGTACCTCAGCAGCGTATCAACATCCCTCGACTTCAGGAGGCACAGGAAGAGGAGGATGATAGTCACCCTCTAG
- a CDS encoding zinc dependent phospholipase C family protein, with the protein MKIRGVSLILVLMVLLTPASFAWKTVTHYDTAEAIYEKLPSHKKSRLNVNAMVDGSNDPDEKFHDTVRHSFPRSFTEAKKWLDRGRSAYRNRNYRYASYCFGVASHYITDTFSAPHSVSGESSSLHTGYERQAVYLAPRISYVSGDLYTLMNRGYLNGRSDWSRWTRTKSPSIVQRDLNMGTSVAYMAINSAMN; encoded by the coding sequence ATGAAGATAAGGGGTGTGTCCTTAATCCTTGTTCTTATGGTGCTGCTTACTCCAGCCTCCTTTGCCTGGAAGACGGTGACCCACTATGACACAGCAGAGGCCATATACGAGAAGCTGCCCTCCCACAAGAAATCCAGGTTAAACGTCAATGCCATGGTCGACGGATCCAACGACCCTGATGAGAAGTTCCATGATACAGTGAGACACAGCTTCCCCAGGAGCTTCACCGAGGCGAAGAAATGGCTCGACCGTGGAAGGAGTGCCTACAGGAACAGGAACTACAGGTATGCGAGTTACTGTTTCGGGGTTGCAAGCCACTACATAACAGACACTTTCAGCGCCCCACACTCTGTGAGCGGGGAGTCATCATCACTCCATACAGGCTATGAGAGGCAGGCGGTGTACCTTGCACCCAGAATAAGTTATGTATCAGGGGACCTCTACACTCTGATGAACAGGGGCTACCTCAACGGTAGGAGTGACTGGTCAAGGTGGACGAGGACAAAGAGCCCATCAATAGTCCAGAGGGACCTCAACATGGGCACCAGTGTCGCATACATGGCAATAAACTCAGCAATGAATTAA
- a CDS encoding DUF2769 domain-containing protein, with protein sequence MEVDFSMENIRRCLCLDCPVQRKSRCVADKKRIMLLITQQDLDSAMRMDTDRVPGVYCSTGRAICTDIDPHEECLCSECEVWVEHRLGDAEISEYFCIRD encoded by the coding sequence ATGGAGGTTGACTTCAGCATGGAAAACATCAGGAGGTGCCTCTGCCTCGACTGTCCCGTTCAGAGGAAGAGCCGGTGTGTGGCTGATAAGAAGAGGATAATGCTCCTCATAACCCAGCAGGACCTTGACAGTGCCATGCGAATGGACACGGACCGTGTACCCGGTGTGTACTGCTCCACAGGGAGAGCCATATGCACCGACATAGACCCACATGAGGAATGCCTCTGCAGTGAATGTGAGGTCTGGGTGGAACACAGACTGGGTGATGCTGAGATCTCAGAGTATTTCTGCATCAGGGATTAA
- a CDS encoding carboxymuconolactone decarboxylase family protein, protein MEEILEKIEEFFGFIPEIFKVLEDEPEVLEAYYDKMEKILSNDALPLVTKELIGVGAAAALGSEHCLKTHIKAAKRLDAGGDEILLAILIGASMAESTALSRSLRVFKEERADL, encoded by the coding sequence ATGGAGGAAATATTAGAAAAGATCGAGGAATTTTTTGGTTTTATACCAGAGATATTTAAAGTCCTGGAGGACGAGCCAGAGGTCCTGGAAGCATATTATGACAAAATGGAGAAGATTCTATCTAATGATGCGCTCCCACTGGTTACAAAGGAGCTTATAGGGGTTGGAGCTGCAGCAGCCCTTGGATCTGAACACTGTCTTAAAACACATATTAAGGCTGCAAAACGCCTGGACGCAGGTGGTGATGAAATATTACTGGCGATCCTTATAGGAGCATCCATGGCAGAATCAACAGCACTTTCAAGGTCCCTGAGGGTGTTCAAAGAGGAAAGGGCGGATCTGTAG